From Candidatus Baltobacteraceae bacterium, the proteins below share one genomic window:
- a CDS encoding hotdog fold domain-containing protein: MPLDDGHCFACGPDNPIGLHLRFEPDADAGVRARISLGPDFQGWKGIAHGGIAMALLDEAMAHAAGAAGHRGVTASMNARFRKPIPVGEPLEITGGVVWTRRNVLGLVARVRDSRGTLLVEGEGSFVSMGPIEAIADRRNPAANS; the protein is encoded by the coding sequence ATGCCGCTCGATGACGGACATTGTTTCGCCTGCGGCCCCGACAATCCGATCGGCCTGCACCTGCGGTTCGAGCCCGACGCTGATGCGGGCGTGCGCGCGCGGATCTCGCTCGGCCCGGATTTTCAAGGCTGGAAAGGGATCGCGCACGGGGGCATCGCGATGGCGCTGCTCGACGAAGCGATGGCGCACGCCGCCGGGGCCGCCGGTCATCGGGGGGTGACCGCCAGCATGAACGCGCGGTTTCGCAAACCGATCCCGGTGGGTGAACCGCTCGAAATCACGGGCGGGGTCGTGTGGACGCGCCGAAACGTCCTCGGCCTGGTCGCTCGCGTACGCGATTCGCGCGGGACGCTCTTGGTCGAAGGCGAGGGCAGCTTCGTTTCGATGGGTCCGATCGAAGCGATTGCCGATCGCCGTAATCCTGCGGCAAACTCCTAA
- the hpt gene encoding hypoxanthine phosphoribosyltransferase, whose protein sequence is MTIQKDDAYGQAIERVLFSKTEIAAAIDRLAVRIASDYSGQPLLLLGVLKGALYVTVDLARAISRLPDGPSSIEVEYLAVSSYGNAVRSSGEVRLLKDTNENITAKHVLVVEDIVDNGLTLQYLRSLVGGRNPASLAACVLFDKPYHRSVDVPLEYVGLVAPDTFVVGYGLDYQEKYRNLPYLAQLRSFVFSEDKVVIKTS, encoded by the coding sequence GTGACGATTCAGAAAGACGACGCCTACGGCCAAGCCATCGAGCGCGTGCTCTTTAGCAAAACCGAGATCGCGGCGGCGATCGATCGGCTCGCCGTTCGTATCGCCTCCGACTACTCCGGGCAACCGCTGCTGCTCCTGGGGGTGTTGAAGGGTGCGCTCTACGTCACGGTCGATCTCGCGCGAGCGATCTCGCGTCTGCCCGACGGGCCGAGCAGCATCGAGGTCGAGTATCTCGCCGTTTCCAGTTACGGCAACGCCGTCCGCTCGAGCGGCGAAGTCCGTTTGTTAAAGGATACCAACGAAAACATTACGGCCAAACACGTGCTCGTCGTTGAGGATATCGTCGATAACGGCCTCACGCTGCAGTATCTTCGGTCGTTAGTGGGTGGGCGCAATCCCGCCAGCCTCGCCGCCTGCGTGCTCTTCGACAAACCGTACCATCGGAGCGTTGACGTGCCGCTGGAGTACGTGGGTCTGGTCGCACCCGACACCTTCGTCGTAGGGTACGGTTTGGATTACCAAGAAAAATATCGGAATCTGCCGTACCTCGCGCAGCTCCGTTCCTTCGTATTTTCAGAGGATAAGGTTGTTATAAAAACATCGTGA
- a CDS encoding metallophosphoesterase family protein, translating to MKYAIFSDIHGNLESLRAAFALVEEGDRILCLGDTVGYGPNPNECVELIRERASLTILGNHDVAAIDNFGVEYFNDAAKAAIHWTQGVIDKANIEWLNGLGYEIRQPEFLLVHGAPVNYFEYILDKRTAAKAFERTDAPIVFVGHTHIAEYYCLEPDGSISHAHMQHGGELQLEADKRYIIDVGSIGQPRDLNPQASFVRYDSDARIARWIRYDYSIEAVQAKMREVELPPALARRLEIGR from the coding sequence GTGAAGTACGCGATCTTCTCCGACATTCACGGGAATCTCGAATCGCTGCGAGCGGCGTTCGCCCTTGTCGAAGAGGGCGATCGGATACTCTGTTTGGGCGATACGGTCGGGTACGGCCCGAACCCGAACGAATGTGTCGAGCTGATCCGCGAGCGCGCGAGTCTGACCATCCTCGGCAACCACGACGTCGCGGCGATCGATAACTTCGGCGTCGAATACTTCAACGATGCGGCCAAAGCGGCGATCCATTGGACGCAGGGCGTCATCGACAAAGCGAATATCGAATGGCTCAACGGCTTGGGGTACGAGATCCGTCAGCCGGAATTTTTGCTGGTGCACGGCGCACCGGTCAACTATTTCGAGTACATTCTCGATAAACGTACGGCGGCCAAAGCGTTCGAGCGGACCGACGCGCCGATCGTGTTCGTCGGTCACACGCATATCGCCGAGTATTATTGTCTCGAACCCGACGGGAGCATTTCGCACGCGCACATGCAGCACGGCGGCGAACTGCAGCTCGAAGCGGACAAGCGTTACATCATCGACGTTGGAAGTATCGGGCAGCCGCGCGATCTCAATCCTCAAGCCAGCTTCGTGCGTTACGATTCCGATGCCAGGATCGCGCGCTGGATCCGGTACGATTATTCGATCGAGGCCGTTCAAGCGAAGATGCGCGAAGTCGAATTACCCCCGGCGCTCGCTCGACGATTAGAGATCGGCCGTTGA
- a CDS encoding glycosyltransferase has product MNRVALVHDYLNQRGGAERVFAHIARAYPDAPVYTALFDPKATGDLVDPARVRTSYLARIPGANRIFRYLAPFYPRAFEAFDLSGYDTVVSSTTAWAKGVIVRPDAVHVCYINTVSRFAFAYDRYVGGLGAKRLVRPVVASLVAWDKRAAQRPTLFVANSRNVADRIARYYDRDATVLPCPVDVDRFTVGAGTGEYFLIASRLLPYKRIDLAIEASRLANVPLLIAGTGPDEARLRALAERTSTARLLGYVSDEKLDGLLGNARAAILPGEEDFGLVPLEAAASGRPTIAYRAGGALETIVEGETGEYFDEATPQSLADALRGFDSSRYEARRLRAHAEEFSPPRFIERLRAIVAAARA; this is encoded by the coding sequence CTGAACCGGGTCGCGCTCGTTCACGACTACCTCAATCAGCGTGGCGGAGCCGAGCGCGTCTTCGCGCATATCGCGCGGGCGTATCCCGACGCACCCGTCTACACCGCGCTCTTCGATCCGAAGGCCACCGGCGATCTCGTCGATCCGGCGCGCGTGCGGACCTCGTACCTCGCGCGCATCCCGGGTGCGAACCGCATCTTCCGCTACTTAGCGCCGTTCTACCCGCGCGCGTTCGAGGCGTTCGACCTCTCCGGCTACGACACGGTCGTGAGTTCGACGACCGCATGGGCGAAGGGCGTGATCGTGCGCCCGGATGCCGTTCACGTGTGTTACATCAACACGGTGAGCCGCTTTGCGTTCGCGTACGACCGATACGTCGGCGGACTGGGGGCGAAGCGGCTCGTGCGGCCCGTCGTCGCATCGCTCGTTGCGTGGGACAAACGCGCCGCGCAGCGGCCGACGCTCTTCGTTGCGAACTCCCGCAACGTTGCGGATCGGATCGCTCGCTACTACGATCGCGACGCCACGGTGCTACCGTGTCCCGTCGACGTCGATCGCTTCACCGTCGGCGCCGGTACGGGCGAGTATTTTCTGATCGCTTCGCGGCTGCTGCCGTACAAGCGCATCGACCTTGCGATCGAAGCCTCGCGGCTAGCGAACGTTCCGCTTTTGATTGCGGGCACGGGCCCCGACGAAGCGCGACTGCGCGCGCTCGCGGAACGTACCTCGACCGCGCGTCTGCTCGGCTACGTGAGCGACGAGAAACTCGACGGACTGCTGGGCAACGCGCGGGCGGCAATTCTACCGGGCGAAGAAGATTTCGGACTCGTGCCGCTCGAGGCGGCGGCTTCCGGACGGCCGACCATCGCCTACCGTGCGGGCGGCGCGCTCGAGACGATCGTGGAAGGCGAAACCGGCGAATACTTCGACGAAGCGACGCCGCAATCGCTCGCGGACGCTCTACGCGGCTTCGATTCCTCGCGTTACGAGGCGAGACGGTTGCGAGCGCACGCCGAGGAATTCTCGCCGCCGCGTTTTATCGAACGCCTGCGCGCAATCGTTGCAGCAGCTCGAGCGTAA
- a CDS encoding aminotransferase class I/II-fold pyridoxal phosphate-dependent enzyme, protein MSVSAKPPANDEEFLAAPHIEAIPLTTPFVGPEQLMREGGHGALLRLGANESAFGPSPRAVAAMTAELPRLCWYGDPESYDLRAALAVKHGCAIENVSVGSGIDDIMGLAVRAFLAPGALALTTRGTYPTFNYHVTGFGGTLATVDYAADGRVDVDALIATARARKPAIVYLANPDNPSGTLLPPADVLRLFEGLPRESLLFLDEAYADFVDDDELLPNFTHARILRARTFSKAYGMAGARIGYALANARNVRTFQKIRLHYGVNRNAQIGALASLADESFRMRVVTDVAAGRADYYAIARSLGRPYLESRANFVCIDFEDNARATTVMNELIKRGVFIRKPGAAPLDRFVRVSVGTPDERREFATRLRATLAEIDS, encoded by the coding sequence GTGTCCGTTTCCGCCAAGCCGCCGGCGAACGACGAGGAGTTTCTCGCCGCGCCGCACATCGAAGCGATTCCGCTTACGACGCCCTTCGTTGGCCCCGAGCAGTTGATGCGCGAAGGCGGCCACGGCGCGCTCTTGCGCTTGGGTGCCAACGAAAGCGCGTTCGGACCGTCGCCTCGCGCCGTGGCCGCGATGACCGCGGAGTTGCCGCGTCTGTGCTGGTATGGCGACCCGGAATCGTACGACTTGCGCGCGGCTTTGGCGGTCAAGCACGGGTGCGCGATCGAGAACGTCAGCGTCGGTTCGGGCATCGACGACATCATGGGCTTAGCGGTGCGCGCGTTTCTGGCCCCGGGCGCGCTCGCGCTGACGACCCGCGGAACCTATCCCACCTTCAACTACCACGTGACCGGTTTCGGCGGCACCCTCGCTACCGTCGACTACGCTGCCGACGGCCGCGTCGACGTCGATGCGCTGATCGCGACGGCCCGCGCTCGCAAACCGGCGATCGTCTACCTCGCGAATCCGGATAATCCGAGCGGCACGCTGCTTCCGCCGGCGGACGTGCTGCGGCTCTTCGAAGGTCTTCCGCGCGAGTCGCTGTTGTTCTTGGACGAGGCGTATGCGGATTTCGTGGATGACGACGAGCTGCTGCCGAATTTTACGCACGCCCGGATTCTGCGGGCGCGCACGTTTTCAAAGGCCTACGGCATGGCCGGCGCGCGCATCGGGTATGCGCTCGCGAACGCGCGCAACGTGCGAACGTTTCAAAAGATCCGCCTTCATTACGGCGTCAATCGTAACGCGCAAATCGGCGCGCTCGCCTCGCTCGCCGACGAATCGTTTCGGATGCGCGTCGTAACCGACGTTGCCGCCGGGCGGGCGGATTACTACGCCATCGCACGATCGCTCGGCCGCCCCTACCTCGAATCGCGCGCGAATTTCGTCTGCATCGACTTCGAGGACAACGCGCGCGCGACGACGGTGATGAACGAGTTGATAAAACGCGGCGTCTTCATCCGTAAGCCCGGGGCCGCTCCGCTCGATCGATTCGTACGAGTCAGCGTTGGAACCCCGGACGAACGCCGGGAGTTCGCCACGCGTCTGCGGGCGACGCTCGCGGAGATCGATTCGTGA
- a CDS encoding BON domain-containing protein yields MLRIVRLAPIAVLALLCACSAAQQRQAQGTAQDALIATGVSSKLTSIDLDASTNVHVAVRNGAVTLSGQARSVSERNQYAGAARGIDGVSSVTNDLTVDPHLHGAQESVDDAALAAKVTGALAAQTGVNAFHVKPSVRGGVVTLNGTVDSSSVKATMLAAVRKLNGVKRVVDNIEVKP; encoded by the coding sequence ATGTTGCGGATCGTCCGCCTCGCCCCAATCGCAGTTCTCGCACTCTTGTGCGCGTGTTCGGCCGCCCAGCAGCGGCAGGCGCAGGGCACGGCCCAAGATGCCCTCATCGCCACGGGGGTTAGCTCGAAACTCACCTCGATCGATCTGGACGCCTCGACAAACGTGCACGTCGCGGTTCGAAACGGGGCCGTGACGCTGAGCGGTCAGGCTCGCTCTGTTTCCGAGCGCAACCAGTACGCCGGTGCCGCTCGCGGAATAGACGGCGTGAGCTCGGTTACCAACGACCTGACGGTCGATCCGCACCTCCACGGCGCCCAGGAATCGGTCGACGATGCCGCGCTCGCGGCGAAAGTGACCGGAGCCTTGGCCGCGCAAACCGGGGTCAACGCCTTCCACGTCAAACCTAGCGTTCGCGGCGGTGTCGTCACGTTGAACGGCACCGTCGATTCGTCGTCCGTCAAAGCGACGATGCTTGCGGCGGTGCGCAAACTGAACGGGGTGAAACGAGTCGTGGATAATATCGAGGTCAAACCGTAG
- the tilS gene encoding tRNA lysidine(34) synthetase TilS, whose product MRGARPERAIAQAIEGDGVIRPGESVLIACSGGPDSIALAAILAGIAKPMELRLVLGHVNHGVRRSAWQDEAVVLRASAALGLPVKIVGLDPPARADEASLRLARYAALSAMAREAGAGAVATAHNAEDQTETLLLALFRGTGPQGLAGMPARRRLAEGVDLARPVLRWERAALLGCVQAAGLPYALDPTNEDPAYRRNAVRAALSALRPLFPGLDAAVARAASLVGAELGGHEEAGLRKQVRETLREQEALRDVDFGHVEAAVRALRSGGSGRFHMKDGIELAIEKGALTVHQKK is encoded by the coding sequence ATGAGGGGCGCGCGGCCGGAGCGGGCGATTGCCCAGGCGATCGAGGGCGACGGGGTGATTCGTCCGGGAGAGTCCGTACTGATCGCCTGTAGTGGCGGCCCCGATTCGATCGCGCTCGCGGCAATTCTGGCCGGCATCGCCAAACCGATGGAGTTGCGGCTGGTCTTGGGGCACGTCAATCACGGGGTCCGCCGCTCGGCCTGGCAAGACGAAGCGGTGGTGCTGCGCGCGAGCGCCGCGCTCGGCTTACCCGTAAAGATCGTCGGGCTCGATCCGCCGGCGAGGGCCGACGAAGCGAGCTTGCGCCTAGCGCGGTACGCCGCGCTGAGCGCGATGGCGCGCGAAGCGGGCGCCGGCGCGGTCGCCACGGCGCACAATGCCGAGGATCAAACCGAGACGCTGCTGTTGGCGTTGTTTCGAGGAACGGGACCGCAGGGGCTCGCGGGGATGCCCGCTCGGCGGCGGCTCGCCGAAGGGGTCGATTTGGCGCGTCCCGTGCTGCGCTGGGAGCGGGCAGCGCTCTTAGGCTGCGTTCAGGCTGCGGGGCTACCCTACGCCTTGGACCCCACCAACGAGGACCCGGCCTATCGGCGCAACGCCGTTCGAGCGGCCCTCTCCGCGCTGCGGCCGCTCTTTCCAGGGCTCGATGCGGCGGTGGCGCGGGCGGCCAGCCTCGTCGGAGCGGAGCTCGGCGGCCACGAAGAAGCGGGCTTGCGCAAGCAGGTGCGCGAGACCCTGCGCGAGCAGGAAGCGCTGCGGGACGTGGATTTCGGACACGTCGAAGCGGCCGTCCGGGCGCTGCGAAGCGGCGGTTCCGGGCGTTTTCACATGAAGGACGGCATCGAACTGGCGATTGAGAAAGGCGCGTTGACGGTACACCAAAAGAAGTGA
- a CDS encoding molybdopterin molybdotransferase MoeA, giving the protein MRGTNALLPGGGFDVDRLLAPEQALVAYFARAKLAAPRRERVPLADARGRVLAERIVADRDYPIAGRSSMDGFAIASARAPGTFTIAGEIRMGGTWPARLHAESALRIPTGGILPAGADAVVPIEDARVEGDRVSIDGRIRSGDCVVPAGADMRAGETQLEPGRIIAAAELGVLATLGVVDVPVFRRPVFAVLSSGDELIEPHRQPEAGQVRDSNRWAIGAALELLGARVLHLPIVPDDREAYEMALREGLERADGVVLTGGSSVGARDLTPATIDALGDPGVIVHGLRVKPGKPTVLGAVNGKPIIGLPGNPVSALTILTAVAAPIVGALVGALPPPATVYGVLAAPFEKRPGWTWFVPVTIDDRADPPLIRATAVASGSVSLLARADGFSVFDEAVSSLPAGAPIRATRFSAGGT; this is encoded by the coding sequence ATGCGAGGTACAAACGCACTCCTACCCGGAGGCGGATTCGACGTCGATCGTTTACTCGCGCCGGAGCAGGCGTTAGTCGCGTATTTCGCTCGCGCGAAGCTCGCCGCGCCGCGCCGCGAACGCGTGCCCTTGGCCGACGCGCGCGGACGCGTGCTGGCCGAGCGCATCGTTGCCGACCGGGATTATCCGATCGCCGGGCGCTCGTCGATGGATGGGTTTGCGATCGCCTCGGCGCGCGCACCGGGAACGTTTACGATAGCCGGCGAGATCCGCATGGGCGGCACCTGGCCGGCGCGTCTGCACGCCGAAAGCGCGCTGCGCATCCCAACCGGCGGGATCCTCCCCGCCGGCGCCGATGCGGTCGTGCCGATCGAGGACGCGCGCGTCGAAGGCGATCGGGTCTCGATCGACGGGCGGATTCGCAGCGGCGATTGCGTCGTTCCGGCCGGCGCCGACATGCGTGCGGGCGAGACGCAGCTGGAACCGGGGCGCATCATTGCGGCCGCGGAGCTAGGCGTGCTGGCGACGCTCGGGGTGGTCGACGTGCCGGTCTTCCGCCGGCCGGTCTTTGCCGTGCTCTCCAGCGGCGACGAACTGATCGAGCCGCACCGTCAACCGGAAGCCGGCCAGGTGCGGGATTCCAATCGATGGGCGATTGGGGCGGCCCTCGAACTGCTCGGGGCACGCGTGCTCCATCTTCCGATCGTCCCAGACGATCGCGAGGCCTACGAAATGGCCCTGCGCGAGGGGCTCGAGCGGGCCGACGGCGTCGTGCTGACCGGAGGGTCGTCGGTCGGCGCGCGCGATCTCACGCCGGCGACGATCGACGCCCTCGGCGATCCGGGGGTCATCGTTCACGGGCTGCGCGTGAAGCCCGGCAAACCCACGGTTCTCGGGGCGGTCAACGGCAAGCCGATCATTGGTTTGCCCGGTAACCCGGTCTCGGCGTTGACGATCCTGACCGCCGTCGCGGCCCCGATCGTCGGCGCACTCGTTGGGGCGCTGCCTCCGCCCGCGACGGTCTACGGGGTGCTGGCCGCGCCCTTCGAGAAGCGGCCGGGCTGGACGTGGTTCGTGCCGGTCACCATCGACGACCGGGCGGATCCGCCGCTGATCCGGGCGACCGCCGTCGCTTCGGGTTCGGTCAGCCTGCTCGCGCGCGCCGATGGCTTTAGCGTCTTCGACGAAGCGGTATCATCCCTACCCGCCGGCGCCCCGATACGCGCCACGCGGTTTTCAGCCGGAGGAACGTAA
- the smpB gene encoding SsrA-binding protein SmpB, which produces MAKSKQLRVAEKAASKNTSPTIDNRRARHEYFIMESMEAGLVLSGTEIKSIRQGGVSLNEAYARLRDGELWLLGMHVPPYKEGSFSNHEPNRPRKLLLHKEQIERLGQRAAEKGLTLVALRLYFTRGKVKVEIGLARGKKLWDKRESSAKRDVEREIARHTR; this is translated from the coding sequence ATGGCCAAATCAAAGCAGCTGCGCGTCGCCGAGAAGGCGGCCTCGAAGAACACGTCGCCGACGATCGACAATCGGCGAGCCCGGCACGAGTATTTCATCATGGAATCGATGGAAGCGGGGCTGGTCTTGAGCGGCACCGAGATCAAGTCGATTCGTCAGGGCGGCGTGAGTTTGAACGAGGCGTACGCGCGCTTGCGCGATGGCGAGTTGTGGCTGCTCGGCATGCACGTGCCGCCATATAAAGAAGGCAGCTTCTCAAATCACGAACCGAACCGGCCGCGCAAGCTGCTGCTGCACAAAGAGCAGATCGAACGGCTCGGCCAGCGCGCCGCCGAGAAAGGCTTGACGCTCGTCGCGCTGCGCCTCTATTTTACGCGTGGAAAAGTAAAGGTGGAGATCGGTTTGGCGCGCGGTAAGAAACTCTGGGACAAACGCGAGTCCTCGGCCAAACGGGACGTCGAACGCGAGATCGCGCGCCACACGCGATGA
- the ftsH gene encoding ATP-dependent zinc metalloprotease FtsH, which translates to MSKHLRSVVLIVLACIVVFFVVEKIVVPQNDSTALDYKAFYTKLDRGQIQDITAVGHDATGTLTNGQHFTTSVPNLDSAMANEIRTHAKGKVEFPSPSNSSILSTLFGILPFVVLALLFFFILRQAQNGGNQALSFGRSRAKTLSENRPKVTFQDVAGVDEAKEELGEIVEFLKYPKKFQALGARIPKGVLLLGPPGSGKTLLARAIAGEAGVPFFSISGSDFVEMFVGVGASRVRDLFDQAKKSAPCIIFIDEIDAVGRQRGAGLGGGHDEREQTLNQLLVEMDGFDQNTGVILIAATNRPDVLDPALLRPGRFDRQIVVDRADVKGRQKILEVHARNKPLGKEVMLEILAKRTPGFSGADLENLLNEAALLAARRNKSVIEMNDCDEAIDRVMVGPERRSIVMSQKEKEMTAYHESGHAIIGALSEKGDPIHKVTIIPRGMALGITWSLPEDDRHSQTKEELLSIIMRLMGGRLAEEIQYKDVTTGASNDFEKATELARRMVTQYGMSDSLGPIQYGRGNHQVFLGRDFGEDRNYSEEIASKIDAEVRSIIETCYERGRKILTENWDKVERMVASLLEYETVEAEEVRSILEGRQFTRGGGSGTAPVTEVAPVVPAEEGKREPKRLPPNISPEPA; encoded by the coding sequence GTGAGCAAGCATCTCCGGTCGGTCGTCCTCATCGTGCTCGCGTGCATCGTGGTCTTTTTCGTCGTGGAGAAGATCGTGGTGCCGCAGAACGACTCGACGGCGCTCGACTACAAGGCCTTCTACACGAAGCTGGATCGCGGGCAGATTCAGGACATTACCGCCGTCGGTCACGACGCGACCGGCACGCTGACCAACGGCCAGCACTTTACGACGTCGGTTCCCAATCTCGACAGCGCGATGGCCAACGAGATCAGAACCCACGCGAAGGGTAAAGTCGAATTCCCATCTCCCAGCAATTCGTCGATTCTCTCGACGCTCTTCGGCATTCTGCCGTTCGTGGTGCTCGCGCTGCTCTTCTTTTTCATCCTGCGACAGGCGCAAAACGGCGGGAATCAAGCGCTCTCGTTCGGTCGATCGCGCGCCAAGACGCTCTCTGAAAATCGTCCGAAGGTAACGTTTCAAGACGTGGCCGGCGTCGACGAGGCCAAGGAAGAACTCGGCGAGATCGTCGAGTTCCTGAAATATCCCAAGAAGTTTCAGGCGCTCGGCGCGAGGATTCCAAAGGGCGTGCTGCTCCTCGGGCCGCCGGGCTCCGGCAAAACCTTACTCGCGCGCGCGATCGCGGGCGAGGCCGGCGTACCGTTCTTTTCGATCTCCGGATCGGACTTCGTCGAGATGTTCGTCGGCGTCGGCGCGTCGCGCGTGCGCGACCTCTTCGACCAAGCCAAGAAATCGGCGCCCTGTATCATCTTCATCGACGAGATCGACGCGGTCGGCCGCCAACGCGGCGCGGGCCTAGGCGGCGGACACGACGAGCGCGAGCAGACCCTCAATCAGCTGCTCGTGGAGATGGACGGCTTCGATCAGAATACCGGCGTGATCCTGATCGCCGCGACGAACCGGCCCGACGTGCTCGACCCGGCGCTGCTGCGTCCGGGGCGCTTTGACCGGCAGATCGTGGTCGATCGCGCCGACGTCAAAGGCCGCCAGAAGATTCTGGAAGTGCACGCGCGCAACAAACCGCTCGGCAAGGAAGTCATGCTCGAGATTCTCGCCAAACGGACGCCCGGATTCTCCGGCGCCGATCTCGAGAATCTCTTGAACGAAGCGGCCCTGCTCGCGGCGCGACGCAATAAATCGGTCATCGAGATGAACGATTGCGACGAAGCGATCGACCGCGTGATGGTGGGACCGGAACGCCGTTCGATCGTGATGTCGCAAAAAGAAAAAGAGATGACCGCGTATCACGAATCGGGCCACGCGATCATCGGAGCGCTCTCCGAAAAGGGCGATCCGATTCATAAAGTGACGATCATTCCGCGAGGTATGGCGCTCGGAATCACCTGGTCGCTGCCCGAAGACGATCGGCACAGTCAAACCAAAGAAGAACTGCTCTCGATCATCATGCGGCTGATGGGCGGCAGGCTCGCCGAAGAGATTCAGTACAAAGACGTGACGACCGGCGCGAGTAACGATTTCGAGAAGGCGACCGAACTCGCGCGCCGCATGGTCACGCAGTACGGCATGTCCGATTCGCTCGGACCGATTCAATACGGTCGCGGGAATCATCAGGTCTTCCTGGGCCGCGACTTCGGCGAAGACCGCAACTACTCCGAAGAGATCGCCTCGAAGATCGATGCGGAAGTGCGCAGCATTATCGAAACGTGCTACGAACGCGGGCGCAAGATTCTCACGGAGAACTGGGACAAAGTCGAGCGCATGGTCGCGTCGCTGCTCGAATACGAAACGGTCGAAGCCGAAGAGGTTCGATCGATTCTGGAGGGACGTCAATTCACGCGCGGCGGCGGCTCCGGAACGGCGCCGGTCACCGAGGTCGCGCCGGTCGTCCCGGCCGAGGAAGGCAAGCGCGAGCCCAAGCGTCTTCCGCCGAACATCTCGCCGGAACCGGCGTGA
- the serS gene encoding serine--tRNA ligase — MLDIVVVRRDPERVKRSAQRRGLDPSFVDEVLRLDAEYRSNLSEVEAAKAEKNRLSSTIGKAADRAAIAAQLRPQLDDLSARIDSADVRARALAPDSPDSPLRALLAESPNLLDDSVPDGTSERDNAVVRSVGVPAVFDFTPKPHWEIGEALGILDFERATKLSGSRFSVLMGNGARLSRAIAQFFLDRAHAAGYTEVAPPLLVSRATMWSTGQLTKFSDAMFQDQDADLFLIPTAEVPLTALHGDEILNADSLPRKYAAYTPCFRKEAGAAGKDTRGLVRQHQFEKVELVWLALPERSAEALEELTRNAEALLRELELPYRVLSLCSADVSFNAAKTYDLEVWLPSARTYREISSCSNCTDFQARRGAIRFRRDAKSKPELLHTLNGSGLAIGRTLLAVLENYQQADGSVRVPSALQKYLETDTLR; from the coding sequence ATGTTAGATATTGTCGTCGTTCGCCGTGACCCCGAACGCGTAAAACGCTCGGCGCAGCGTCGCGGACTCGACCCGTCGTTCGTTGACGAAGTTCTGCGCTTGGATGCGGAGTACCGCTCGAACTTGAGCGAAGTCGAGGCGGCAAAAGCCGAAAAAAATCGCCTTTCCTCCACCATCGGCAAAGCCGCCGATCGGGCGGCGATCGCGGCACAGCTTCGACCCCAGCTCGACGATCTTTCCGCGCGCATCGATAGCGCCGACGTTCGCGCGAGGGCGCTCGCGCCGGACTCGCCGGATTCCCCGTTGCGCGCGCTGCTCGCGGAGTCGCCGAATCTGCTCGACGATTCGGTTCCCGACGGCACGAGCGAACGCGACAACGCGGTGGTCCGAAGCGTCGGCGTGCCGGCCGTCTTTGACTTCACCCCGAAACCGCACTGGGAGATCGGCGAAGCGCTCGGAATCCTCGATTTCGAACGCGCGACGAAACTCTCCGGCAGCCGCTTCTCCGTGCTTATGGGCAACGGCGCGCGACTCTCGCGCGCGATCGCGCAGTTCTTCCTCGATCGGGCGCACGCCGCGGGCTATACGGAGGTGGCTCCGCCGCTCTTGGTTTCCCGCGCGACGATGTGGTCGACGGGGCAGCTCACCAAGTTTTCCGACGCGATGTTCCAGGATCAGGACGCGGATCTCTTTCTCATTCCAACGGCCGAGGTTCCGCTCACCGCCCTTCACGGCGACGAGATATTGAATGCCGATTCGCTGCCGCGAAAATATGCGGCCTACACGCCGTGCTTTCGCAAGGAGGCGGGCGCCGCCGGCAAAGACACGCGCGGGCTCGTGCGCCAACATCAATTCGAAAAAGTCGAACTGGTGTGGCTCGCGCTGCCCGAACGATCGGCTGAGGCCCTCGAAGAACTCACGCGCAATGCCGAAGCCTTGCTGCGCGAACTCGAATTGCCGTATCGCGTGCTCTCGCTTTGTTCCGCCGACGTTAGTTTCAACGCGGCCAAGACCTACGATCTTGAAGTCTGGCTCCCAAGCGCTCGAACCTATCGCGAGATCAGTTCGTGCTCCAACTGCACGGATTTCCAGGCGCGGCGCGGCGCGATCCGATTTCGACGCGATGCGAAGAGTAAACCGGAGCTTCTCCACACGCTTAACGGATCCGGCCTTGCCATCGGACGCACGTTACTTGCGGTACTCGAAAACTATCAGCAAGCCGACGGGAGCGTCCGCGTGCCCTCCGCGCTCCAAAAATACCTCGAGACCGACACGCTGCGTTAA